The window GCCGATGCGCGGCGTGGTGGCGATGCGTGGCGGACGAAAACCGGCATCGGCGATGTAGAGATCGGAGCGGCCGCTCTTCACAGCACGGCTCTTCACAGCACCGCCGGTCAGGTCTTTGCCGTTGTCGCGCGCGCGCGTGATGGAGAGCGCCTGGCAGAGGCGTCCCGGTCCCGAAGTCAGATGGCGCAAGAGCTTCGGCCGCGATCCCAGATCAATACACTCGGCCGCGCGCAGGCCGCGAGCTTTGGCCATGGCGCGGGATCCGACGACCGGTTCGAGCGCGCGGATGAGGACGCATCCGGCTTCGCCTTCCGGCTCGCAGGAGACGTTGAGGCAGTAGTGGTTGCCGTAGATGAAGTAAACATAGGCGTGGCCGGGCGGACCGAACAGGACTTCCGTACGCGCCGTCTTGCCTACAGCGGCGTGGGCGGCGAGGTCGCCGGCGCCGAGGTAGGCTTCGACCTCGACGATGCGTCCGGCGAGCAACTGCTTGCCGCGGCGGCGGATGAGCACCTTACCGAGCAGTTC is drawn from Acidobacteriota bacterium and contains these coding sequences:
- a CDS encoding DNA-3-methyladenine glycosylase, which produces MPLEDFRPLDRRFYARDPRRVARELLGKVLIRRRGKQLLAGRIVEVEAYLGAGDLAAHAAVGKTARTEVLFGPPGHAYVYFIYGNHYCLNVSCEPEGEAGCVLIRALEPVVGSRAMAKARGLRAAECIDLGSRPKLLRHLTSGPGRLCQALSITRARDNGKDLTGGAVKSRAVKSGRSDLYIADAGFRPPRIATTPRIGITKAQKERLRYVIADSSFVSGPRRA